A single region of the Actinoplanes sp. SE50/110 genome encodes:
- a CDS encoding roadblock/LC7 domain-containing protein — MTVDPAVLDELGRLRSRVPELSGSVLATADGLVVAHDSHGIEPDTLAALAAAHLALARRFAHAVNHGELRESVVECDGGYITSYTAGPNALLTVVTSGDANLAMVHLEARRCVRRIVKLLALDSAQQKHLRPEIPQQTGPSSIPLARRTPMATLSNASRRRTAAG, encoded by the coding sequence ATGACGGTGGACCCGGCGGTACTCGACGAGCTCGGCCGCCTGCGCAGCAGGGTGCCCGAGCTGTCCGGCAGCGTGCTCGCCACCGCCGACGGGCTGGTCGTCGCGCATGATTCGCACGGGATCGAACCGGACACCCTGGCCGCCCTGGCCGCGGCACACCTGGCGCTGGCGCGCCGGTTCGCCCACGCGGTCAACCACGGCGAGCTGCGGGAGTCGGTCGTCGAGTGCGACGGCGGCTATATCACCTCGTACACCGCGGGCCCCAACGCGCTGCTCACCGTGGTCACCTCCGGCGACGCGAACCTCGCCATGGTGCACCTGGAGGCGCGACGGTGCGTACGCCGGATCGTCAAGCTCCTGGCTCTGGACTCGGCGCAGCAGAAACATCTGCGTCCGGAGATTCCGCAGCAGACCGGACCGTCGTCGATCCCGCTGGCCCGGCGGACCCCGATGGCCACCCTGTCGAACGCGTCGCGCCGCCGCACGGCGGCCGGCTGA
- the dusB gene encoding tRNA dihydrouridine synthase DusB: MLGNHAVNPPVVLAPMAGITNVAFRRLCREQGGGVYVCEMITTRALVERIPKTLKMIAFAEDEGFRSLQLYGVDPDVTAAAVRMVGERNLADHVDLNFGCPVPKVTRRGGGSALPWRRKLFGRIVRQAVEAASEFGIPLTIKMRKGIDEDHLTYVEAGLTAQDAGVAAVALHARTAEQRYSGQADWDAIATLKQALDVPVLGNGDIWEGSDALRMVAHTGVDGVVVGRGCLGRPWLFADLEAAFTRGANYQPVLPTLGEVAKIMSRHAQLLVEALEDERHGCADFRKHVAWYLKGFPVGGDLRRSLAMISSLTELDDLLGRLDPAIPFPVESLGQPRGRVNAPGKVSLPYGWLESRDDDTVPEGAETDESGG; this comes from the coding sequence ATGCTCGGCAATCACGCCGTCAATCCGCCTGTCGTGCTCGCTCCGATGGCGGGGATCACCAACGTGGCGTTCCGGCGGCTGTGCCGCGAGCAGGGTGGCGGCGTCTACGTCTGCGAGATGATCACGACGCGGGCGCTGGTGGAGCGGATCCCCAAGACGCTGAAGATGATCGCGTTCGCCGAGGATGAGGGTTTTCGCAGCCTGCAGCTCTACGGCGTGGACCCGGATGTGACCGCCGCGGCGGTCCGGATGGTCGGTGAGCGCAATCTCGCCGATCACGTGGATCTGAATTTCGGCTGCCCGGTGCCGAAGGTGACCCGGCGGGGCGGCGGTTCGGCCCTGCCGTGGCGGCGCAAGCTGTTCGGGCGGATCGTGCGGCAGGCGGTCGAGGCGGCGAGCGAGTTCGGGATCCCGCTGACCATCAAGATGCGCAAGGGCATCGACGAGGACCACCTGACGTATGTCGAGGCCGGCCTGACCGCGCAGGACGCCGGGGTGGCCGCGGTCGCCCTGCACGCCCGCACCGCCGAGCAGCGCTATTCCGGCCAGGCCGACTGGGATGCGATCGCCACGCTCAAGCAGGCCCTGGACGTGCCGGTGCTGGGCAACGGTGACATCTGGGAGGGTTCGGACGCGCTGCGGATGGTCGCGCACACCGGCGTCGACGGCGTGGTGGTGGGCCGGGGCTGTCTGGGCCGCCCGTGGCTGTTCGCCGACCTGGAGGCCGCGTTCACCCGGGGTGCGAACTATCAGCCGGTGCTGCCCACGCTCGGCGAGGTCGCGAAGATCATGTCCCGGCACGCGCAGCTGCTGGTCGAGGCTCTGGAGGATGAGCGGCACGGTTGCGCCGACTTCCGCAAGCATGTCGCGTGGTATCTCAAGGGTTTCCCGGTCGGCGGTGACCTGCGCCGCAGCCTCGCGATGATCTCTTCGCTCACCGAGCTGGACGACCTGCTGGGCAGGCTCGACCCGGCGATCCCGTTCCCGGTGGAGTCACTGGGGCAGCCCCGCGGCCGGGTCAACGCCCCGGGCAAGGTGTCCCTGCCGTACGGCTGGCTGGAGTCCCGGGACGACGACACCGTGCCGGAGGGCGCGGAGACGGACGAGTCCGGCGGCTGA
- a CDS encoding deoxyguanosinetriphosphate triphosphohydrolase has product MTAADAQRWAAEPAKDSGYGRTPYQRDRARVLHSAGFRRLAAKTQVHTAGVDDFLRTRLTHSLEVAQISREMGARLGCDPDVVDVAGLAHDIGHPPFGHNGEAALDVAASACGGFEGNAQTLRVLTRLEAKVPGAGLNLTRATLDACSKYPWFRRPGTRKFGVYADDEPVFTWLRDGRDDDRRCLEAQVMDWADDVAYSVHDVEDGVHGGYLDLGPLLRDPAERAELCADVAATYSDETADQLGESLEHLLADPAVAAVEGYDSSYAAQVTLKRMTSVLTGRFVSSAVGATHSQYGTDPMRRYDADLVVPRTVRNQCALLKGMAFRYVMRMRSAERWYEQQRTIVVELVEALGRAPDRLDPLFRPLHAAAGSDAEALRVIVDQVASLTDHAAVAWHRDLTGTR; this is encoded by the coding sequence ATGACCGCTGCCGACGCCCAGCGCTGGGCCGCTGAGCCCGCCAAGGACAGCGGCTACGGGCGCACCCCGTATCAACGGGACCGGGCCCGGGTGCTGCACTCGGCCGGCTTCCGCCGGCTGGCGGCCAAGACGCAGGTGCACACCGCCGGGGTCGACGACTTCCTGCGTACGCGGTTGACCCACTCCCTGGAGGTCGCGCAGATCTCCCGGGAGATGGGCGCGCGGCTGGGCTGCGATCCCGACGTGGTGGACGTCGCCGGCCTGGCCCACGACATCGGTCACCCGCCGTTCGGCCACAACGGCGAGGCCGCGCTGGACGTGGCCGCGAGCGCGTGCGGCGGCTTCGAGGGCAACGCGCAGACCCTGCGGGTGCTCACCCGGCTGGAGGCCAAGGTGCCCGGCGCCGGCCTCAACCTGACCCGGGCCACCCTGGACGCCTGCTCGAAATACCCGTGGTTCCGCCGCCCCGGCACCCGCAAGTTCGGCGTGTACGCCGACGACGAGCCGGTCTTCACCTGGCTGCGCGACGGCCGCGACGACGACCGCCGCTGCCTGGAGGCCCAGGTGATGGACTGGGCCGACGACGTGGCCTACTCGGTGCACGACGTCGAGGACGGGGTGCACGGCGGCTACCTCGACCTCGGCCCGCTGCTGCGCGACCCGGCCGAGCGCGCCGAACTCTGCGCGGACGTGGCCGCCACCTACTCCGACGAGACGGCCGACCAGCTCGGCGAGTCGCTGGAGCACCTGCTGGCCGATCCGGCGGTGGCCGCGGTCGAGGGCTACGACTCCTCGTACGCCGCGCAGGTCACCCTGAAACGGATGACCAGCGTGCTCACCGGCCGGTTCGTCTCCTCCGCGGTCGGCGCCACGCACAGCCAGTACGGCACCGACCCGATGCGCCGCTACGACGCCGACCTGGTCGTCCCGCGCACTGTGCGCAACCAGTGCGCGCTGCTCAAGGGCATGGCCTTCCGGTACGTGATGCGGATGCGCTCAGCCGAGCGGTGGTACGAGCAGCAGCGCACCATCGTGGTCGAGCTGGTGGAGGCGCTCGGCCGGGCCCCGGACCGCCTCGACCCGCTGTTCCGCCCGCTGCACGCGGCCGCCGGCTCGGACGCCGAGGCGCTGCGGGTGATCGTCGACCAGGTGGCGTCGCTCACCGATCACGCGGCCGTGGCCTGGCACCGCGACCTGACCGGCACGCGCTGA
- a CDS encoding ABC transporter ATP-binding protein — translation MTALIHARGLIKRFGDFTAVDGIDVDVQRGEAFGFLGPNGAGKSSTMRMIGCVSPPTDGILEILGMDPRRDGPAIRARLGVCPQLDNLDVELTVRENLTTYARFFGIPRATARRRADELLDFVQLTERAGSKVEPLSGGMKRRLTIARALVNEPDLVLLDEPTTGLDPQARHLVWERLFRLKQQGVTLVLTTHYMDEAEQLCDRLVVMDGGRIVAEGSPRALIEQHSTREVVELRFATDDQGAYAGKLAGIADRIEVLPDRVLLYVADGDEALAEVGRRSLSPASALVRRSSLEDVFLQLTGRTLVD, via the coding sequence GTGACTGCTCTCATCCACGCCCGCGGATTGATCAAGAGATTCGGTGACTTCACCGCGGTCGACGGCATCGACGTCGACGTGCAGCGCGGTGAGGCGTTCGGCTTCCTCGGGCCGAACGGCGCCGGCAAGAGCTCCACCATGCGGATGATCGGCTGCGTCTCGCCACCCACCGACGGCATCCTGGAGATCCTCGGCATGGACCCGCGGCGCGACGGCCCGGCCATCCGCGCCCGGCTCGGCGTCTGCCCCCAGCTCGACAACCTCGACGTCGAGCTCACCGTCCGGGAGAATCTGACCACCTACGCCCGCTTCTTCGGCATCCCGCGCGCCACCGCCCGCCGCCGCGCCGACGAGCTGCTCGACTTCGTCCAGCTCACCGAGCGGGCCGGCAGCAAGGTGGAGCCGCTCTCCGGCGGCATGAAACGCCGGCTCACCATCGCCCGTGCCCTGGTCAACGAGCCCGATCTGGTCCTGCTCGACGAGCCCACCACCGGCCTCGACCCGCAGGCCCGGCACCTGGTCTGGGAGCGGCTGTTCCGGCTCAAGCAGCAGGGCGTCACGCTGGTCCTCACCACCCACTACATGGACGAGGCCGAGCAGCTCTGCGACCGCCTGGTGGTGATGGACGGCGGCCGGATCGTCGCCGAGGGCTCACCCCGCGCGCTGATCGAGCAGCACTCCACCCGCGAGGTGGTCGAGCTCCGGTTCGCCACCGACGACCAGGGGGCCTACGCCGGCAAACTGGCCGGGATCGCCGACCGGATCGAGGTGCTGCCCGACCGGGTGCTGCTCTACGTCGCCGACGGTGACGAGGCACTGGCCGAGGTGGGCCGCCGCTCGCTGAGCCCGGCCTCGGCCCTGGTCCGCCGCTCCAGCCTGGAGGACGTGTTCCTCCAGCTCACCGGCCGCACCCTGGTGGACTGA
- the dnaG gene encoding DNA primase, whose amino-acid sequence MYAVAGRVKDEDIALVRDRTSIADVIGETVTLRSAGGGNLKGLCPFHDEKSPSFNVSPARGVYFCFGCGQGGDAIKFLMDAEHLSFIESVERLAGKAGIQLRYDTDGAAPAGPRPQTGQRQRLIAAHASAVDFYRDQLGSAGARKAREFLAERGFGRDTAERYGCGFAPDSWDALSKHLLMRGFTTDELITAGLAKTARSGSLIDRFRRRLLWPIRDLTGDTIGFGARKLFDDDDGPKYLNTPETPIYKKSHVLYGIDHAKREIAKRGRAVIVEGYTDVMACHEAGEPTAVATCGTAFGVDHIGVLRRLLMDSDSFTGEIIYTFDGDAAGQKAALRAFEEDQRFVGRTFIAVSPDNMDPCELRLARGDLAVRDMIAGREPLVDFALRHTIGRFDLDTVEGRVEAMRRAAPLVAKIKDREKRPEYARKLAGDLGMDLEPVQRAVNHALRGEQVQPVPQQATHAPQRLVERDALKLALQEPVLAGPMFDAVGPENYNDPVLRAVREAIAAAGGTSSAVSGVVWIEKVRDACADIGSQAAAGQLAVEPLLLDGAPDPHYVQVLLAKLQLPRVIQVIRDLKSRLQRLNPVTHKDQYLAQAGELFSLEQQKRALSEQAAGDL is encoded by the coding sequence ATGTATGCCGTGGCCGGCAGGGTGAAGGACGAGGACATCGCGCTGGTCCGCGACCGCACCTCGATCGCCGACGTGATCGGCGAGACCGTGACGCTGCGCTCGGCGGGCGGCGGCAATCTCAAGGGCCTGTGCCCGTTCCACGACGAGAAGTCGCCGTCGTTCAACGTCTCCCCGGCCCGGGGGGTGTATTTCTGCTTCGGGTGCGGGCAGGGCGGCGACGCGATCAAGTTCCTGATGGACGCCGAGCACCTGTCGTTCATCGAGTCGGTGGAGCGGCTGGCCGGCAAGGCCGGCATCCAGCTGCGCTACGACACCGACGGCGCCGCGCCGGCCGGCCCCCGTCCGCAGACCGGGCAGCGGCAGCGGCTGATCGCCGCGCACGCCTCGGCCGTCGACTTCTACCGCGACCAGCTCGGCTCGGCCGGCGCCCGCAAGGCCCGCGAGTTCCTCGCCGAGCGCGGCTTCGGCCGGGACACCGCGGAGCGATACGGCTGCGGCTTCGCCCCCGACTCGTGGGACGCGCTCAGCAAACACCTGCTGATGCGCGGCTTCACCACCGACGAGCTGATCACGGCGGGCCTGGCCAAGACGGCCCGGTCCGGCTCGCTGATCGACCGGTTCCGCCGCCGGCTGCTCTGGCCGATCCGCGACCTGACCGGTGACACGATCGGCTTCGGCGCGCGGAAACTCTTCGACGACGACGACGGCCCGAAATACCTGAACACCCCCGAGACCCCGATCTACAAGAAATCCCACGTGCTGTACGGGATCGACCACGCCAAACGGGAGATCGCCAAGCGCGGCCGGGCGGTGATCGTCGAGGGCTACACCGACGTGATGGCCTGCCACGAGGCCGGCGAGCCGACCGCGGTGGCCACCTGCGGCACCGCGTTCGGCGTCGACCACATCGGGGTGCTGCGCCGCCTGCTGATGGACAGCGACAGCTTCACCGGCGAGATCATCTACACCTTCGACGGGGACGCGGCCGGGCAGAAGGCGGCGCTGCGCGCCTTCGAGGAGGACCAGCGTTTCGTCGGGCGCACCTTCATCGCGGTCAGCCCGGACAACATGGACCCGTGCGAGCTGCGGCTGGCCCGCGGTGACCTGGCGGTCCGCGACATGATCGCCGGCCGGGAGCCGCTGGTCGACTTCGCGCTGCGGCACACCATCGGCCGCTTCGACCTGGACACGGTCGAGGGCCGGGTGGAGGCGATGCGCCGCGCCGCCCCGCTGGTCGCCAAGATCAAGGACCGGGAGAAAAGGCCGGAGTACGCGCGGAAACTGGCCGGCGATCTCGGCATGGACCTGGAGCCGGTGCAGCGGGCGGTCAACCACGCGCTCCGCGGTGAACAGGTTCAACCGGTCCCGCAGCAGGCCACCCACGCACCGCAACGCCTCGTCGAACGCGACGCGCTCAAGCTCGCCCTGCAGGAGCCGGTGCTGGCCGGCCCGATGTTCGACGCGGTCGGCCCGGAGAACTACAACGACCCGGTCCTGCGGGCGGTCCGCGAGGCGATCGCCGCGGCCGGCGGCACCAGCTCCGCGGTCAGCGGCGTGGTCTGGATCGAGAAGGTCCGCGACGCCTGCGCCGACATCGGCAGCCAGGCCGCCGCCGGCCAGCTGGCCGTCGAGCCGCTGCTGCTCGACGGGGCGCCCGACCCGCACTACGTCCAGGTGCTGCTGGCCAAGCTGCAACTGCCCCGGGTGATCCAGGTGATCCGCGACCTGAAATCCCGGCTGCAGCGGCTCAACCCGGTCACCCACAAGGATCAATATCTGGCCCAGGCCGGCGAACTCTTCTCCCTGGAACAGCAGAAACGCGCTCTGAGCGAACAAGCGGCAGGTGACCTGTGA
- a CDS encoding VOC family protein, whose protein sequence is MPSHWEQVVVDAADPGRLGRWWAEALGYVIVDEHADGAYLEIRRGADELPALFFLRCDQPRRGKNRLHLDLRPDDQESEVERLVNMGARPVDIGQGDVPWVCLADPEGNEFCVLSAPRGAVQ, encoded by the coding sequence ATGCCCAGTCACTGGGAGCAGGTCGTGGTGGACGCGGCGGATCCGGGCCGGCTGGGGCGCTGGTGGGCCGAGGCGCTCGGCTATGTGATCGTCGACGAGCACGCGGACGGCGCTTACCTGGAGATCCGGCGCGGTGCCGACGAGTTGCCGGCGCTCTTCTTCCTCCGCTGCGACCAGCCCCGCAGGGGCAAGAACCGGCTGCATCTCGACCTGCGCCCGGACGACCAGGAGTCCGAGGTGGAACGTCTGGTCAACATGGGCGCCCGGCCGGTCGACATCGGTCAGGGCGACGTGCCGTGGGTCTGCCTGGCCGATCCGGAGGGCAACGAGTTCTGCGTGCTGAGCGCCCCCCGTGGGGCCGTTCAGTAG
- a CDS encoding XdhC family protein: MTDGMGPRRLVVVFESPVAEALQRFAVDLGFHSVLVEPDPTRLGGTPRPHGDRVVGDLAAAEPDEHTDVVLSDHHRPEIGPLLQEILAGPSRWIGIVGNPRHEGPHTAALRDLGVPEAEIARVHRPIGLNIGSRTGPEIALAILAGLIADRNGRPGGFSF; the protein is encoded by the coding sequence GTGACCGATGGCATGGGGCCGCGACGGCTGGTGGTCGTCTTCGAGTCGCCGGTGGCGGAGGCGCTGCAGCGGTTCGCGGTCGATCTGGGGTTTCATTCGGTGCTGGTGGAGCCGGATCCGACCCGGCTGGGCGGCACACCCCGGCCGCACGGCGACCGGGTGGTGGGTGACCTGGCGGCGGCCGAGCCGGACGAGCACACCGACGTGGTGCTGAGCGATCACCACCGGCCGGAGATCGGGCCGCTGCTCCAGGAGATCCTGGCCGGGCCGAGCCGGTGGATCGGGATCGTCGGCAACCCGCGGCACGAGGGCCCGCACACCGCGGCCCTGCGGGATCTGGGGGTGCCGGAGGCGGAGATCGCCCGGGTGCACCGGCCGATCGGGCTGAACATCGGCAGCCGCACCGGGCCGGAGATCGCGCTCGCGATCCTGGCCGGCCTGATCGCCGACCGCAACGGCCGCCCCGGTGGCTTCAGCTTCTGA
- a CDS encoding methyl-accepting chemotaxis protein, translating into MESVSRRRGVTIVARLVIMGAAGLLSVGLVTAFAVRNASDQTAANEEIATVSEAMSDQWNADMQHDALRADVMSAMYATTASMRETFAVDEVADHGATMLQMYDDATKAAPAALKADYVAIRPSVVAYTEAAKRMVATAETDHPAAAAGLSDFLKVYSDLEEKLGDLDTRMYAEVKAAAARGAESSRSSNRFIVIAALLAALITATACVLTVRAVRRPLRGMLDALRALARRDLTVRAPVVNRDELGAMAVALNEAAGALQETVSATAGRVGVLTQASTELQKLAGTLDRSAEETSAQARSADGSAGNVSGSVSAMMAATEQLSASIREIAKQALSAAATTNEATTSANRTAHAVARLSEASREVGAIVQMITNIAEQTNLLALNASIEAARAGHAGKGFAVVATEVKDLAQETAQATADITAKILAIQEMTTGTAEAIEAIASVITRIDDGQRTIAAAVEQQSSTTDQLARNVGAVSAAASEISGTVSHISTSSAHTAEGANTTRHSAELVSGAAGEIRALIDEFRY; encoded by the coding sequence GTGGAGTCCGTTTCCCGGCGCCGCGGCGTCACGATCGTCGCCCGTCTCGTGATCATGGGTGCCGCCGGACTGCTCTCGGTCGGCCTGGTGACCGCGTTCGCGGTGCGCAACGCCTCCGACCAGACGGCGGCGAACGAGGAGATCGCCACGGTCAGTGAGGCGATGAGCGATCAGTGGAACGCCGACATGCAGCACGACGCGCTGCGGGCCGACGTGATGTCGGCGATGTACGCGACGACCGCGAGCATGCGGGAGACGTTCGCGGTCGACGAGGTGGCCGACCACGGCGCCACCATGCTGCAGATGTACGACGATGCCACGAAAGCCGCCCCGGCCGCCCTCAAGGCCGACTATGTGGCGATCCGGCCGTCCGTGGTGGCGTACACCGAGGCCGCGAAGCGCATGGTGGCGACCGCCGAGACCGACCACCCCGCCGCGGCCGCCGGCCTGTCCGACTTCCTCAAGGTCTACTCCGACCTCGAGGAGAAGCTCGGCGATCTCGACACCCGGATGTACGCCGAGGTCAAGGCCGCCGCGGCCCGCGGCGCCGAGTCGTCGAGGTCGAGCAACCGGTTCATCGTGATCGCCGCGCTGCTGGCCGCCCTGATCACCGCGACGGCGTGCGTGCTGACCGTGCGGGCGGTCCGCCGGCCGCTGCGCGGGATGCTGGACGCGCTGCGTGCGCTGGCCCGCCGGGACCTGACCGTGCGGGCCCCGGTGGTCAACCGGGACGAGCTGGGTGCGATGGCGGTGGCGCTGAACGAGGCGGCCGGCGCCCTGCAGGAGACCGTGTCGGCGACCGCCGGCCGGGTGGGGGTGCTGACCCAGGCCAGCACCGAGCTGCAGAAGCTGGCCGGCACCCTGGACCGGTCGGCGGAGGAGACCTCGGCGCAGGCGCGCAGCGCGGACGGCTCGGCCGGCAACGTCTCCGGCTCGGTGTCGGCGATGATGGCCGCCACCGAGCAGCTGTCCGCCTCGATCCGGGAGATCGCCAAGCAGGCGCTGTCCGCGGCGGCCACCACGAACGAGGCGACCACCAGCGCCAACCGGACCGCGCACGCGGTGGCCCGGCTCAGCGAGGCGAGCCGGGAGGTGGGCGCGATCGTGCAGATGATCACGAACATCGCCGAGCAGACCAACCTGCTGGCGCTGAACGCCAGCATCGAGGCGGCCCGGGCCGGGCACGCCGGCAAGGGCTTCGCGGTGGTCGCCACCGAGGTCAAGGACCTGGCCCAGGAGACCGCGCAGGCGACCGCGGACATCACCGCGAAGATCCTGGCGATCCAGGAGATGACCACCGGGACCGCCGAGGCGATCGAGGCGATCGCCTCGGTGATCACCCGGATCGACGACGGGCAGCGGACCATCGCGGCCGCCGTCGAGCAGCAGTCGTCGACCACCGATCAGCTGGCCCGCAACGTCGGGGCGGTGTCCGCGGCGGCGTCCGAGATCAGCGGCACGGTGTCGCACATCAGCACGTCCAGCGCGCACACCGCGGAGGGGGCGAACACCACCCGCCACTCCGCGGAGCTGGTCAGCGGCGCGGCCGGGGAGATCCGCGCCCTGATCGACGAATTCCGCTACTGA
- a CDS encoding DUF2786 domain-containing protein, whose translation MPAREIVERVRAGELDHETALDMLTGAPAAETDAALAEALGAEFDRLFRTGWQPIELHRTIARRGDPIQGRLVAEAAAAFLVGKAPVDEAWRAQVVQLQRGAGRKKDDRIAVLDASLGLLDELRRLPGIEILIPPPGTPATTVHQHADRRLLDRVRALLAKAEATDFPAEAESYSAKAQELITRYRIEEVTAPAVDVVPFARRIGVDHPYENEKASLLDAVSRTNGCRTVWSPELGFSTIFGFDTDIDGVELLYTSLLVQANRAMTRDEPAKGKARVKAFRRSFLVAYAIRIGERLREVTEQQFAGHGDLLPVLRNRDVQVRAAMEKVFPRTVRTRGSRVDSLEGWESGRAAADEAKLR comes from the coding sequence ATGCCGGCCAGGGAGATCGTCGAACGCGTCCGGGCCGGAGAACTCGATCATGAGACGGCCCTCGATATGCTGACCGGGGCGCCCGCGGCGGAGACCGACGCGGCACTCGCGGAAGCGCTGGGCGCCGAGTTCGACCGGCTGTTCCGCACCGGTTGGCAGCCGATCGAGCTGCACCGGACGATCGCGCGGCGCGGTGATCCGATCCAGGGCCGCCTGGTGGCCGAGGCGGCGGCCGCCTTCCTGGTCGGCAAGGCACCGGTCGACGAGGCCTGGCGGGCCCAGGTCGTACAGCTCCAGCGGGGTGCGGGCCGGAAGAAGGACGACCGGATCGCGGTGCTCGACGCCTCGCTCGGGCTGCTCGACGAGCTGCGCCGGCTGCCGGGCATCGAGATCCTCATCCCGCCGCCCGGCACCCCGGCCACCACCGTGCATCAGCACGCCGACCGGCGGCTGCTCGACCGGGTCCGGGCCCTGCTGGCCAAGGCGGAGGCGACCGACTTCCCGGCCGAGGCCGAGTCGTACAGCGCGAAGGCCCAGGAGCTGATCACCCGGTACCGGATCGAGGAGGTCACCGCCCCCGCGGTCGACGTGGTGCCGTTCGCCCGCCGGATCGGCGTCGACCACCCGTACGAGAACGAGAAGGCCAGCCTGCTCGACGCGGTCTCGCGGACCAACGGCTGCCGCACGGTCTGGTCGCCGGAGCTCGGATTCAGCACGATCTTCGGCTTCGACACCGACATCGACGGGGTCGAGCTGCTCTACACCTCGCTGCTGGTGCAGGCGAACCGGGCGATGACCCGGGACGAACCGGCCAAGGGCAAGGCCCGGGTCAAGGCGTTCCGTCGCTCGTTCCTGGTCGCCTACGCCATCCGGATCGGCGAACGGCTGCGCGAGGTCACCGAGCAGCAGTTCGCCGGGCACGGCGACCTGCTGCCCGTGCTGCGCAACCGGGACGTGCAGGTCCGCGCCGCGATGGAGAAGGTCTTCCCCCGGACGGTCCGGACCCGCGGCAGCCGGGTCGACAGCCTGGAGGGCTGGGAGTCCGGCCGGGCCGCCGCCGACGAGGCGAAGCTGCGCTGA
- a CDS encoding DUF4388 domain-containing protein, giving the protein MSATKTAAPADLLSQVAGERQTGALVMGGHPGGAVYVFEGRVIYAESPAAPGVGELLTSSGRLAGRTWQNALDLGTSTARVGRLLVEQGHLTQGELELCVLGATYDAAYFALAAPSGPVEFLPAATHWLGPVVHIDAAAVLREVGRRVKLLDDIHPSARIDTAPVSPVTRPPRERVTITAAQWELLIHADGQRTPADLALLLGRAGYATIQELRRLAALGLIEVPLEVRAESPEFVRLPQHRAEVAPVARPAPPPAPPPPVVPVISSQPPPAPPPGEGNTGANRLPRLARRKPGAKLPKELAVENPPVHQGTDEVLLKRIRTALRALR; this is encoded by the coding sequence GTGTCCGCCACGAAGACCGCCGCACCGGCTGATCTGCTGTCGCAGGTCGCCGGCGAGCGGCAGACCGGCGCGCTGGTGATGGGTGGCCATCCCGGCGGCGCGGTCTACGTCTTCGAGGGCCGGGTCATCTACGCCGAGTCGCCGGCCGCGCCCGGGGTCGGCGAGCTGCTCACCTCGTCCGGCCGGCTGGCCGGGCGGACCTGGCAGAACGCGCTCGACCTGGGAACCTCCACCGCCCGGGTGGGCCGGCTGCTGGTCGAGCAGGGCCACCTCACCCAGGGCGAGCTGGAGCTGTGCGTGCTCGGGGCGACCTACGACGCGGCGTACTTCGCCCTGGCCGCACCGTCCGGCCCGGTCGAGTTTCTGCCCGCGGCCACCCACTGGCTGGGCCCGGTGGTGCACATCGACGCGGCCGCGGTGCTGCGCGAGGTGGGCCGGCGGGTGAAGCTGCTCGACGACATCCATCCGAGTGCGCGGATCGACACCGCGCCGGTCAGCCCGGTGACCCGGCCACCCCGGGAGCGGGTGACGATCACCGCGGCCCAGTGGGAGCTGCTGATCCACGCGGACGGCCAGCGCACCCCCGCGGACCTGGCCCTGCTCCTCGGCCGCGCCGGGTACGCGACCATCCAGGAGCTGCGGCGGCTCGCGGCTCTGGGACTCATCGAGGTTCCCCTGGAGGTACGTGCGGAGAGCCCCGAGTTCGTCCGCCTCCCCCAGCATCGGGCCGAGGTGGCGCCGGTGGCCCGCCCCGCGCCGCCACCGGCGCCGCCCCCACCGGTGGTGCCGGTGATCAGCAGCCAGCCGCCGCCGGCACCACCGCCCGGGGAGGGCAACACCGGAGCGAACCGGCTGCCCCGGCTGGCCCGCCGCAAACCCGGGGCGAAGCTGCCGAAGGAACTCGCCGTCGAGAATCCGCCGGTGCACCAGGGCACCGACGAAGTCCTGCTCAAACGCATACGCACAGCACTGAGGGCACTGCGGTGA